Proteins co-encoded in one Streptomyces sp. NBC_01283 genomic window:
- a CDS encoding citrate synthase family protein, which translates to MTDQEATPKEGRRLSTREAAELLGVKPETVYAYVSRGQLTSRRGPGARGSTFDAKEVESLARKNRREPAATAASGELSVRTRITLIDKDRYYYRGVDARELSLAHSYEEVAEWLWTGVMRPGIRFTAPEETTRAARRAINALPEHSGPTDRLRVAAISAAAADPLRFDLSEEAVIGTARTLIPTLVTALPPVSRAHEDEGPLAHRLWARLSGQQPHDASLHALDTALALLVDHDLAASTLAARVAASARAHPYAAVSAGLGVLEGPLHGAASGLAHRMLLDVLDRGSAAPVVADELRAGRRVPGLGHRLYPGDDPRAEALFALLEVIPKAGPALAAARDVVATTARHTDLHANVDLALAVLTASSGMPAEAGETIFAVARTAGWIAHALEEYGERPLRMRPSGQYVGLRPPQPLPVPDGG; encoded by the coding sequence ATGACGGATCAAGAGGCCACCCCGAAGGAAGGCCGGCGCCTCAGCACCCGGGAAGCCGCGGAGCTGCTCGGCGTGAAGCCGGAGACCGTGTACGCCTACGTGAGCCGCGGCCAGCTCACCAGCCGCCGCGGCCCCGGCGCCCGGGGCAGCACCTTCGACGCCAAGGAGGTCGAGTCGCTCGCCCGCAAGAACCGCCGGGAACCCGCCGCCACTGCTGCGAGCGGCGAACTCTCCGTCCGCACCCGCATCACGCTCATCGACAAGGACCGCTACTACTACCGGGGCGTCGACGCGCGGGAACTGAGCCTGGCGCACTCCTACGAAGAGGTCGCCGAGTGGCTGTGGACCGGCGTCATGCGCCCCGGAATCCGCTTCACCGCCCCCGAGGAGACCACCCGCGCCGCCCGCCGCGCCATCAACGCGCTGCCCGAGCACAGCGGCCCGACCGACCGTCTGCGGGTGGCCGCCATCTCGGCCGCGGCAGCCGACCCCCTCCGCTTCGACCTCTCCGAAGAGGCCGTCATCGGCACCGCACGCACCCTCATCCCCACCCTGGTCACGGCCCTGCCCCCGGTCAGCCGCGCCCACGAGGACGAGGGCCCCCTGGCCCACCGGCTCTGGGCACGCCTCAGCGGCCAGCAGCCCCACGACGCGTCCCTGCACGCCCTGGACACCGCGCTCGCCCTGCTCGTGGACCACGACCTCGCCGCCTCCACGCTCGCCGCCCGCGTCGCCGCCTCCGCCCGCGCCCACCCGTACGCGGCGGTGTCGGCCGGCCTCGGCGTCCTGGAGGGCCCGCTGCACGGCGCGGCGAGCGGCCTCGCGCACCGCATGCTCCTGGACGTCCTGGACCGCGGCAGCGCGGCCCCCGTGGTGGCCGACGAGCTCCGCGCGGGCCGCCGCGTCCCGGGCCTCGGCCACCGTCTCTACCCCGGCGACGACCCACGCGCGGAGGCCCTGTTCGCCCTCTTGGAGGTCATCCCCAAGGCGGGCCCCGCCCTGGCGGCGGCCCGCGACGTGGTCGCCACCACGGCCCGCCACACGGACCTGCACGCCAATGTCGACCTGGCCCTCGCCGTCCTGACCGCCTCGTCCGGGATGCCCGCCGAAGCAGGCGAGACGATCTTCGCCGTGGCGCGCACGGCCGGCTGGATCGCACACGCCCTGGAGGAGTACGGGGAACGTCCGTTGCGTATGCGCCCCAGCGGGCAGTACGTCGGGCTGCGTCCGCCCCAGCCGCTGCCCGTGCCCGACGGCGGCTGA
- a CDS encoding DUF6082 family protein: MGSAVGAGLAFAFGAFALLAAQQRRYTELRLQVDKAEQADRRRTMMAEQHELQLYLLRKAIDDPDLAAVFSIAEAESPAQQRQFLFANALYTNALLAYRVGVVNWEELHGHVRVMCANPIFRQYWQATRHQRASLQDSSDEARVGYMTDILIRELEESESDEWWVVGEPPSEDQPPHQGKPPSEGQPPTT, encoded by the coding sequence ATGGGTTCCGCCGTCGGGGCAGGCCTCGCCTTCGCGTTCGGCGCCTTCGCCCTGCTCGCCGCACAACAGCGCCGGTACACCGAACTCCGGCTGCAGGTCGACAAGGCCGAGCAGGCGGACCGGCGCCGCACCATGATGGCGGAACAGCACGAACTGCAGCTCTACCTGCTGCGGAAAGCAATCGACGATCCGGACCTGGCTGCCGTGTTCAGCATCGCCGAGGCGGAGTCTCCCGCTCAGCAGCGGCAGTTCCTCTTCGCCAACGCGCTCTATACGAACGCCCTGCTGGCCTACCGCGTCGGCGTGGTCAATTGGGAGGAGCTGCACGGGCACGTTCGCGTGATGTGCGCGAACCCGATCTTCCGCCAGTACTGGCAGGCGACACGTCATCAGCGTGCCAGTCTCCAGGACTCGTCGGACGAGGCCCGGGTGGGATACATGACGGACATCCTCATCCGCGAGCTGGAGGAGTCCGAGTCCGACGAGTGGTGGGTGGTGGGGGAACCTCCGTCCGAGGACCAACCGCCGCACCAGGGCAAGCCGCCATCCGAGGGTCAACCACCTACCACTTAG
- a CDS encoding citrate synthase/methylcitrate synthase, with product MPINGSTTTPTGPVEVPRGLAGVVVTETRLGDVRGYEGFYHYRQYSAVELAQTRGFEDIWHLMFHGELPDAGQRTAFAARTAALRRLPDEVRAALPAIARASALSGPLSGLRTALSLFGAAKGFRPVYDIDADRRRADALAASAVVPTLLTALYRLGQGLDPVEPRDDLSYAANYLYMLTGSEPDPDRARAIEQYLISTIDHGFNASTFTARVITSTGADVAACLVGAVGALSGPLHGGAPSRALDTLDAIGTPDRIDGWIRERVLAGDRIMGFGHPVYRTEDPRSRMLRGIAQQFGGRMVEFAVEVERQVEAILAELKPGRELHTNVEFYAGVVMELCGLPREMFTPTFAAARVVGWGANILEQAEDSKIIRPAARYVGPVPPAPVPPVPVPSLR from the coding sequence ATGCCGATCAATGGCTCCACCACCACCCCCACCGGCCCCGTGGAGGTTCCCCGCGGGCTCGCGGGCGTCGTCGTGACCGAGACCCGGCTCGGGGACGTCAGGGGATACGAGGGCTTCTACCACTACCGCCAGTACTCGGCCGTCGAGCTCGCGCAGACCCGCGGCTTCGAGGACATATGGCATCTGATGTTCCACGGCGAGCTCCCGGACGCGGGGCAGCGCACCGCCTTCGCCGCACGGACCGCGGCCCTGCGCAGGCTCCCGGACGAGGTGCGCGCCGCGCTGCCCGCCATAGCCCGCGCCAGCGCCCTGTCGGGGCCGCTCTCCGGGCTGCGTACGGCCCTGTCGCTCTTCGGCGCGGCGAAGGGCTTCCGCCCGGTGTACGACATCGACGCCGACCGGCGCCGCGCCGATGCCCTCGCCGCGTCCGCCGTAGTGCCGACGCTGCTCACGGCGCTGTACCGGCTGGGACAGGGGCTCGACCCCGTCGAGCCGCGCGACGACCTTTCGTACGCGGCCAACTACCTCTACATGCTGACGGGTTCGGAGCCGGACCCGGACCGTGCGAGGGCGATCGAGCAGTACCTCATCTCAACCATCGACCATGGATTCAACGCATCCACGTTCACGGCCAGGGTGATCACCTCGACCGGCGCGGACGTCGCGGCCTGTCTGGTGGGGGCCGTGGGCGCGCTGTCGGGTCCGCTGCACGGTGGGGCGCCGAGCCGTGCGCTCGACACGCTCGACGCCATCGGTACGCCCGACCGCATCGACGGATGGATCCGCGAGCGGGTGCTCGCGGGGGACCGGATCATGGGCTTCGGTCATCCCGTCTACCGCACGGAGGACCCGCGTTCGCGCATGCTGCGAGGCATCGCGCAGCAATTCGGCGGGCGGATGGTGGAGTTCGCGGTCGAGGTCGAGCGCCAGGTCGAGGCGATCCTCGCCGAACTGAAGCCGGGGCGCGAGCTGCACACCAACGTGGAGTTCTACGCGGGCGTCGTCATGGAACTGTGCGGCCTGCCGCGCGAGATGTTCACACCCACGTTCGCGGCGGCGAGGGTGGTGGGCTGGGGGGCCAACATCCTGGAGCAGGCGGAGGACTCGAAGATCATCCGGCCTGCGGCGCGCTATGTGGGGCCTGTCCCGCCGGCGCCCGTCCCACCGGTGCCGGTGCCGTCATTGCGCTGA